Proteins found in one Banduia mediterranea genomic segment:
- a CDS encoding DNA cytosine methyltransferase, which yields MSAKLQAVLQKISRLQAGGTPRVLDLFAGCGGISLGFLAAGFAIRGSVEFDPEAAASHGRNFHFGDPVHSSARDITKTSPDQLAAELQVGPTAEAFDVLVGGPPCQAFARVGRPKLREVDKHAEAFRHDRRAQLYIDYLRYVEAFAPLAVLVENVPDVLNHGGQNIAEEIAETLESKGYVCGYTLMNAAFYGVPQMRERMILIAYRREIAEVVTFPEPTHFIDLPLGYQGTRSVALKLLDSEIANNAHHYKHAPKASHSLPPAITAGDALGDLPAIDARQLLKSGALRRGARRFDDPIPYRREPHTAYAKLMRTWQGFEAPVALTDHVIRYLPRDYPLFARMNPGDQYPQAYEHAMKMFEEHLALLAKQGMKVMPGSQQYEEIKASIVPPYDVGKFPNKWRKMWHDQPARTLMAHLGKDSYSHIHYDSKQARTISVREAARLHSFPDGFVFCGTMNPAFRQIGNAVPPLLAKAIATHMMKTLKQAERETAYEPRRATAAVS from the coding sequence GTGAGCGCAAAACTCCAAGCCGTCTTGCAGAAGATTAGCCGCCTGCAGGCGGGAGGCACGCCTCGGGTGCTTGATCTCTTCGCCGGCTGTGGCGGAATCTCGCTCGGGTTCTTAGCCGCGGGCTTCGCTATCAGAGGCTCCGTTGAGTTCGACCCGGAAGCCGCGGCGTCGCATGGCCGCAACTTCCATTTCGGTGATCCAGTTCATTCCTCGGCCCGTGACATAACGAAAACCAGTCCGGATCAGCTGGCAGCCGAGCTGCAGGTTGGACCTACTGCAGAAGCCTTCGACGTGCTCGTCGGAGGGCCGCCCTGCCAAGCCTTCGCCCGCGTCGGCCGTCCCAAGTTGCGCGAAGTGGACAAACACGCCGAGGCGTTCAGACACGACCGACGTGCTCAGCTCTACATCGACTATCTGCGCTATGTCGAAGCCTTCGCGCCGCTCGCTGTGCTGGTCGAGAACGTGCCCGACGTGTTGAACCATGGCGGCCAGAACATTGCCGAAGAAATCGCTGAGACCCTGGAGAGCAAAGGATACGTCTGCGGCTACACGCTGATGAACGCCGCGTTCTATGGCGTACCGCAGATGCGCGAACGGATGATCCTGATTGCGTACCGGCGCGAGATCGCCGAAGTGGTCACGTTTCCCGAGCCGACGCATTTCATCGACCTGCCGCTTGGCTACCAAGGCACGCGTTCGGTGGCGCTCAAGCTCCTCGACAGCGAAATCGCCAACAACGCGCACCATTACAAGCATGCGCCTAAAGCAAGCCATTCGCTGCCGCCCGCCATCACGGCAGGAGACGCGCTCGGCGATCTGCCGGCCATCGACGCACGCCAACTGCTAAAGAGTGGCGCGCTGCGTCGCGGCGCGCGGCGCTTCGACGATCCCATACCCTATAGGAGGGAACCGCACACGGCCTACGCCAAGCTGATGCGGACGTGGCAGGGCTTTGAAGCGCCGGTGGCGCTGACCGATCATGTCATTCGCTATCTGCCACGCGACTATCCGCTATTCGCACGAATGAACCCCGGTGATCAGTACCCGCAGGCCTACGAGCACGCGATGAAAATGTTCGAGGAACACTTGGCGCTGCTCGCAAAACAGGGCATGAAGGTCATGCCCGGCTCGCAACAGTACGAAGAGATAAAAGCATCGATCGTGCCGCCCTACGACGTAGGCAAGTTCCCGAATAAGTGGCGCAAGATGTGGCACGACCAGCCGGCGCGCACGCTGATGGCGCACCTCGGCAAGGACAGCTACAGCCACATTCACTACGACAGCAAGCAGGCTCGCACGATCTCAGTGCGTGAGGCCGCGCGTCTTCACTCGTTCCCGGATGGTTTCGTCTTCTGCGGCACGATGAATCCCGCTTTCCGACAGATTGGCAATGCCGTCCCGCCGCTGCTCGCGAAGGCCATCGCCACGCACATGATGAAGACGCTTAAACAAGCAGAGAGGGAGACGGCGTATGAACCTCGTCGAGCGACAGCAGCAGTTTCTTAA
- a CDS encoding ribbon-helix-helix domain-containing protein: MAVTTRHHSPTKEGTRASVTFPADLYAELERIAEGKKVSVAWVVRDAVEKYIEAQYPLFRRQP, encoded by the coding sequence ATGGCAGTCACAACGAGACATCACTCTCCAACAAAGGAAGGTACCCGCGCCTCCGTGACTTTTCCGGCCGATCTTTACGCTGAGCTGGAGCGCATCGCTGAGGGGAAAAAGGTGTCCGTCGCCTGGGTCGTCCGGGATGCCGTGGAGAAATATATAGAGGCGCAGTACCCATTGTTCCGCCGCCAGCCGTGA
- a CDS encoding conjugal transfer protein TraG N-terminal domain-containing protein, whose protein sequence is MDFEIYTYGGGEFLRLVFNGVAALLASDDFIGAIKTALLIGLLALLTQSAFKGTLLNWPSFFISLMAYFVMLVPRADVIVVDRIDETQTAVVENVPIGIAFPASLTNHVGDWLTRAFDSLYSLPDDLTYTRTGMLFGNRLLEAARRFEITDERTNMNMSEFWRQCVFYDILYGKYDMGILAAQQDLWGYIQANTSPVRAFSYRYADGHTDVLVCQAAAQSGGALDADLDAAVTQARQFYGRTFSPYSDDTSAIALFSSAFETSVQWLTTVSDTAQNLVRQAALTNSLRRGMANWAASVDASAAMQDYALAKAEAERRTTFQTMGDLAARVLPIIRNLFEAFIYAVFPIVMLAMMLPVAAKVAAAYAKALIWIVLWSPLYSILHGAMTYYSRYYGESLGQLPDGTIAYSLGNVSALGALMADHAALAGYLSLSIPMIAWLFVSLSGAVMATLAQRVMSSYEAPIGKGAAEATSGNMALGNVSFDNTSMWQNNRAPSEAFGSIRETGPDGWTRTITPGGTYSTQPLSNLAIGVDIQSSIGSALRTQVAKEIQSAQVEMASFAENSSATLERMNAINHQMQTTRGYSENQEHADTASLQKSLDSVNAITDRFAQDHGLSREQASKVLGAAWLSASTPGIVDLVSPVDLQAQLRIDGHSSAKFAETFKAAVDYARDMRYGERYQQAVEAGTRLTATDNDQLSNAEQSGLRAAIGDTSLAQHSASASLQQAERYQNAIERVESRDAEVSMRLNDDFLHYVENEYQMPRYAVEGLLTSANLGDPAAQASLRLYLQDYAETHAARLAEVLAAPSASVAIANGDTTIGRMRTENSARAARAGQEALGETAAGAGVSEQAIEDQRRHLEERIESDRALANAGVEQGGTLVRQDGDERREQVDRETDSPALLGQALDGAGRVLPKTDRFSNLLPDSKPKDRRP, encoded by the coding sequence GTGGACTTCGAGATCTACACCTACGGCGGCGGCGAGTTCCTGCGGCTGGTGTTCAACGGCGTCGCGGCATTGCTGGCCAGCGACGACTTCATCGGCGCGATCAAGACCGCACTGCTGATCGGCCTGCTGGCGCTGCTCACGCAGAGCGCATTCAAGGGCACGCTGCTGAACTGGCCGTCGTTCTTCATCTCGCTGATGGCCTACTTTGTGATGCTGGTGCCCAGGGCCGATGTCATCGTCGTCGACCGCATCGACGAAACGCAGACGGCGGTTGTGGAGAACGTGCCGATCGGCATCGCGTTTCCCGCAAGCCTGACGAACCATGTCGGCGACTGGCTGACCCGCGCTTTCGACAGCCTCTATTCGCTGCCCGACGACCTGACCTACACGCGCACCGGCATGCTGTTCGGCAACCGTCTGCTGGAAGCCGCTCGCCGCTTCGAAATCACCGACGAGCGAACGAACATGAACATGTCCGAGTTCTGGCGGCAGTGCGTGTTCTACGACATCCTCTACGGCAAGTACGACATGGGGATCCTGGCCGCGCAGCAGGACCTGTGGGGCTACATCCAGGCCAACACCTCGCCGGTGCGGGCGTTCTCGTACCGATACGCGGACGGCCACACGGACGTGCTGGTCTGCCAGGCCGCCGCGCAAAGCGGCGGCGCGCTCGATGCGGACCTGGACGCAGCGGTCACGCAGGCCCGGCAGTTCTACGGCCGCACGTTCTCCCCCTACAGCGATGATACCAGTGCAATCGCGCTGTTCTCGTCGGCGTTCGAGACCTCGGTGCAGTGGCTGACGACCGTTTCGGACACCGCACAGAACCTCGTGCGGCAGGCTGCGCTCACCAACTCGCTGCGGCGCGGCATGGCCAACTGGGCCGCCTCGGTCGACGCCTCCGCCGCGATGCAGGACTACGCGCTGGCCAAGGCCGAGGCGGAACGGCGAACGACGTTCCAGACCATGGGCGACCTGGCCGCGCGCGTGCTGCCGATCATCCGCAACCTGTTCGAGGCCTTCATCTACGCGGTGTTCCCGATCGTGATGCTGGCCATGATGCTGCCGGTCGCTGCCAAGGTGGCCGCCGCCTATGCCAAGGCGCTGATCTGGATCGTGCTGTGGTCGCCGCTGTACTCGATCCTGCACGGCGCGATGACGTACTACTCCCGCTACTACGGCGAAAGCCTCGGCCAGCTACCGGACGGCACCATCGCCTACTCGCTCGGCAACGTTTCCGCGCTCGGCGCGCTGATGGCCGATCACGCCGCGCTCGCCGGTTACCTCTCGCTGTCGATCCCGATGATCGCCTGGCTGTTCGTGTCGCTGAGCGGCGCCGTCATGGCCACGCTCGCACAGCGCGTCATGTCCAGCTACGAAGCGCCCATCGGCAAGGGTGCTGCGGAAGCCACCAGCGGCAATATGGCACTGGGCAACGTCTCGTTCGACAACACCTCGATGTGGCAGAACAACCGCGCGCCCTCCGAAGCCTTTGGCTCGATCAGGGAAACCGGGCCTGACGGCTGGACGCGGACGATTACTCCGGGCGGCACCTACTCGACGCAGCCGCTCTCGAACCTCGCCATCGGCGTCGACATCCAGTCCAGCATCGGCTCCGCGCTGCGCACGCAGGTTGCCAAGGAAATCCAGAGCGCTCAGGTTGAGATGGCGAGCTTCGCCGAGAACAGCTCCGCGACACTGGAGCGCATGAACGCGATCAACCATCAGATGCAGACTACCCGCGGCTACAGCGAGAACCAGGAGCACGCGGACACCGCCAGCCTGCAGAAGAGCCTGGATTCGGTCAACGCCATCACGGACCGGTTCGCACAGGACCACGGACTGAGCCGGGAGCAGGCGTCGAAGGTGCTGGGCGCGGCCTGGCTCAGCGCCTCGACTCCGGGCATCGTCGATCTGGTCAGCCCCGTGGACCTGCAGGCACAGCTTCGAATCGACGGCCACAGCAGTGCCAAATTCGCCGAAACCTTCAAGGCCGCCGTCGACTACGCCCGCGACATGCGCTACGGCGAGCGCTATCAGCAGGCGGTCGAGGCCGGTACGCGCCTCACCGCAACCGACAACGACCAACTCTCCAATGCGGAACAATCCGGCCTGCGAGCCGCCATCGGCGACACGAGCCTGGCCCAACACTCAGCCAGCGCCTCACTCCAACAGGCCGAGCGCTATCAGAACGCGATCGAGCGCGTCGAAAGCCGCGACGCCGAAGTCTCGATGCGGCTCAACGACGACTTCCTGCACTACGTCGAGAACGAATACCAGATGCCTCGCTATGCCGTCGAAGGCTTGCTCACCTCGGCGAACCTTGGCGACCCGGCCGCCCAGGCGTCGCTGCGCCTGTATCTGCAGGACTACGCCGAGACTCATGCCGCCAGGCTGGCCGAGGTGCTAGCGGCACCATCCGCCAGCGTGGCTATAGCCAACGGTGATACCACCATCGGGCGCATGCGAACGGAAAATTCAGCCCGTGCCGCCAGAGCGGGTCAGGAAGCACTGGGAGAAACTGCCGCCGGAGCAGGCGTCTCGGAGCAAGCCATCGAAGACCAACGGCGCCACCTGGAGGAACGAATCGAAAGCGACCGCGCGCTGGCGAATGCCGGTGTCGAACAGGGCGGCACCCTCGTCCGGCAGGACGGCGACGAACGTCGCGAACAGGTCGATCGGGAAACCGACTCGCCAGCGCTCCTCGGCCAGGCACTCGATGGCGCGGGCAGAGTCCTGCCGAAGACGGATCGGTTCAGCAACTTGCTTCCTGATTCCAAACCGAAAGACCGCAGGCCCTGA
- a CDS encoding conjugal transfer protein TraH, with product MKTTIVLLAACTTAAIALCAPARADLGEDLESFFGDMNYANVTQPGVYEGQSAGYFTGGGLYVRNPVREFDLVNVQMPRFRAGCGGIDMYLGGFSYIDSDMFVELLRSIGENATGLAFMLAMQVVSPQITESIAKLNSWAQEYLMNDINSCEAATSMLGGALEMAGATEQACILNRTQNLGEDYATAKVACRNNPNDDGAAADAPRLLFTRGNLAWRAMMKIPFFQSDLDLAEAVMNLTGTLIVEADTDSADPAPQFRRIPSLLVASGSSAENAALLTAMIEGGSADIYTCLDASASENACEQTSASPEAVTISSSQALQPKVESLLMGLVEKLRDDSGSPTDDELGLIRSTSLPVYKYLTVSTAYFPTNAESEAKQYSFLIAKDLLYVYLTDLLRAVEAGAARMQDSAGQSTVAGFLTDIREARRAISQAQGKVREDFQFALDMTNRTRNYEHALVSRLSPTVVQAALYNPQR from the coding sequence ATGAAAACGACGATCGTGCTGCTCGCAGCCTGCACCACCGCGGCGATCGCGCTCTGCGCGCCGGCCCGCGCCGATCTGGGCGAAGACCTGGAATCGTTCTTCGGCGACATGAACTATGCCAACGTCACCCAGCCCGGCGTCTACGAAGGCCAGAGCGCCGGCTACTTCACCGGCGGCGGCCTGTACGTACGCAATCCGGTGCGCGAGTTCGATCTGGTCAACGTGCAGATGCCTCGCTTCCGCGCCGGCTGCGGCGGCATCGACATGTACCTGGGTGGCTTCAGCTACATCGATTCGGACATGTTCGTGGAATTGCTGCGCAGCATCGGCGAGAACGCCACGGGCCTGGCCTTCATGCTGGCGATGCAGGTGGTCTCGCCGCAGATCACCGAGTCGATCGCCAAGCTGAACTCCTGGGCGCAGGAATACCTGATGAACGACATCAATTCCTGCGAGGCCGCCACGTCGATGCTGGGCGGCGCCCTGGAGATGGCGGGTGCCACCGAGCAGGCCTGCATCCTCAACCGCACGCAGAACCTGGGCGAGGACTACGCCACCGCCAAGGTCGCGTGCCGCAACAACCCGAACGACGACGGCGCGGCCGCAGATGCGCCGCGGCTGCTGTTCACGCGCGGCAACCTCGCCTGGCGCGCGATGATGAAGATTCCGTTTTTCCAATCGGACCTCGATCTCGCCGAGGCCGTCATGAACCTGACCGGCACGCTGATCGTGGAGGCCGACACCGACAGCGCCGATCCCGCGCCACAGTTCCGCCGCATTCCTTCGCTGCTGGTTGCGAGCGGCAGCTCCGCCGAGAACGCCGCGCTGCTGACGGCGATGATCGAAGGCGGCTCGGCCGACATCTATACCTGCCTCGACGCGAGCGCCAGCGAGAACGCCTGCGAGCAGACCTCCGCGAGCCCGGAAGCCGTGACGATCTCGTCGTCGCAGGCGCTGCAGCCCAAGGTCGAATCGCTGCTGATGGGCCTGGTCGAAAAGCTGCGCGACGACAGCGGCTCGCCCACGGACGACGAACTGGGCCTGATCCGCTCCACCTCGCTGCCGGTCTACAAGTACCTGACCGTCAGCACCGCGTACTTTCCCACCAACGCCGAAAGCGAGGCCAAGCAGTATTCGTTTCTCATCGCGAAGGACCTGCTGTACGTCTACCTGACCGACCTGCTGCGCGCGGTCGAGGCCGGCGCCGCCCGCATGCAGGACAGCGCCGGCCAGTCCACGGTCGCGGGCTTTCTCACCGACATCCGCGAGGCGCGACGCGCGATTTCGCAGGCGCAGGGCAAGGTGCGCGAAGACTTCCAGTTCGCGCTGGACATGACCAACCGCACGCGCAACTACGAGCACGCGCTGGTGTCGCGCCTGTCCCCCACCGTGGTGCAGGCCGCGCTGTACAACCCGCAGCGCTGA
- a CDS encoding conjugal transfer protein TraF, whose protein sequence is MRRLLLAATVAVLPAIVLGDDAKPQWFRLHAEGWFWYVEPPPAEETPPPDTPVDAAPPIDLDPMARVQQQRKALERAMALAVLEPTPEHLRAYLQLNQALMAQSQAFAETWKQVVWTTPSLDYGLVSPTGAAARTQADLKAAGQRTQLSTAADRYGLLFFFRGDCPFCHQFAPVLSRFATDHGFTVIPVSLDGGVLPEYPQPRSNFDAAARLEVSAYPAVYLLDPATRKVAPAVFGAVGYSELAQRLSAAIAALEDQAQGGLDVAGRLMP, encoded by the coding sequence ATGAGACGTCTGCTGCTGGCAGCCACAGTCGCCGTGCTTCCCGCCATAGTGCTTGGCGACGACGCCAAACCCCAGTGGTTTCGCCTGCACGCCGAAGGCTGGTTCTGGTACGTCGAGCCCCCGCCCGCCGAAGAAACGCCGCCACCGGACACGCCCGTGGACGCGGCGCCACCGATCGACCTCGACCCGATGGCGCGGGTGCAGCAGCAGCGCAAAGCGCTCGAACGCGCGATGGCGCTGGCCGTGCTCGAGCCGACGCCCGAACACCTGCGCGCCTACCTGCAGCTCAATCAGGCGCTGATGGCGCAGTCCCAGGCCTTCGCCGAAACCTGGAAACAGGTCGTCTGGACCACGCCGAGCCTCGACTATGGTCTGGTCAGCCCGACCGGTGCCGCAGCGCGGACGCAGGCAGACCTGAAGGCCGCCGGACAGCGGACGCAGCTTTCGACCGCCGCGGACCGCTACGGCCTGCTGTTCTTCTTCCGCGGCGACTGTCCGTTCTGCCACCAGTTCGCGCCGGTGCTGAGCCGATTCGCGACCGACCACGGGTTCACCGTGATTCCCGTATCGCTCGACGGCGGCGTGCTGCCGGAATACCCGCAACCGCGCAGCAATTTCGACGCGGCGGCACGGCTGGAGGTCAGCGCCTACCCGGCCGTGTACCTGCTGGACCCCGCCACCCGCAAGGTGGCACCGGCGGTGTTCGGCGCCGTCGGCTACAGCGAGCTGGCGCAGCGGCTGTCGGCGGCGATCGCCGCCCTCGAAGACCAAGCGCAAGGCGGCCTCGATGTCGCCGGGAGACTGATGCCATGA
- a CDS encoding conjugal transfer protein TraN, whose product MNRRFGLHVVIALALCACFAARGDQPLTPSEQQARELGAQGNAAAADAATEPDTSQYPWYQGTDVPETGYYDDGAAIEQEAQAAAATDPVGQYVQESAVQRPSFAFGDDEPMFQHEDQANASANALTETYADCRVLSVDEPGTYTEASCAAGTLDPAPTCTDTLSCACDPQCDAAVALYGVQSDMPFDYTMPDLTLGQVGGNYWSGGCTVFDRSFVFTLDSATQVKEFVLTETHWDDWQLIEVNGTVVSNLPMGGDRLEVVDGRVWYSETGSAGCSERRTQSATPKLDLRSLLHSGVNTIHLRTVVVDKGESWARFRLTGWCDCADTWTRSCGDDVESRESCQLINTVCIEGANETRIVDGVPVTRDCWVTQERYACDDPMEPEDAACDALRADGCEQMDASCTATDDTGLCTQWRYDFRCPLGEPATTAVTVCGSDLYCPGGACVSDVPAVESAAEDLPYAATMLAAAQTTADDFDADTLSLFKGEGMKCSKDDFGYADCCADDGWGQDIGLAQCSADEQTLGLAKQAGMTHYVGSYSTGLFNTTTKKSYCVYSSLLSRIINEAGHEQLGIDWGSAKEPNCRALTTEEVEALDWSIIDFSEFYATASANADAAMQDMETSEEIEQRLESELQQMIESGSPNGDGGGG is encoded by the coding sequence ATGAACAGGCGCTTCGGGTTGCACGTCGTCATCGCGCTGGCACTGTGCGCATGCTTCGCCGCGCGCGGCGACCAGCCCCTGACGCCCTCGGAGCAGCAGGCCCGCGAACTCGGCGCACAAGGCAACGCCGCCGCCGCCGACGCGGCGACGGAACCGGACACCAGCCAGTACCCCTGGTACCAGGGCACGGACGTGCCGGAGACCGGCTACTACGACGACGGCGCCGCGATCGAGCAGGAAGCACAGGCGGCGGCCGCGACCGATCCCGTGGGTCAGTACGTGCAGGAATCCGCCGTGCAACGGCCCAGCTTTGCGTTCGGCGACGACGAGCCGATGTTCCAGCACGAGGACCAGGCCAACGCCTCCGCCAACGCGCTGACCGAGACCTATGCGGATTGCCGGGTCCTGAGCGTCGACGAACCGGGCACCTACACCGAGGCTTCCTGTGCCGCCGGCACCCTCGACCCCGCGCCCACCTGCACCGATACCCTGAGCTGCGCCTGCGATCCGCAGTGCGACGCTGCGGTTGCGCTCTACGGCGTCCAGTCCGACATGCCGTTCGACTACACGATGCCGGACCTGACCCTGGGCCAGGTCGGCGGAAATTACTGGAGCGGCGGCTGCACGGTGTTCGATCGCAGCTTTGTGTTCACGCTGGACAGCGCCACTCAGGTCAAGGAATTCGTGCTGACCGAAACCCACTGGGACGACTGGCAGCTCATCGAGGTCAACGGCACCGTCGTGTCCAACCTGCCGATGGGCGGCGACCGGCTCGAGGTCGTCGATGGACGGGTCTGGTACAGCGAAACCGGCTCCGCCGGTTGCTCGGAACGCCGTACGCAATCGGCGACGCCCAAGCTGGATCTGCGGTCGCTGCTGCACAGCGGCGTCAATACGATCCACCTGCGCACGGTGGTCGTCGACAAGGGGGAGAGTTGGGCGCGTTTCCGCCTGACCGGCTGGTGCGACTGTGCGGACACCTGGACCCGCAGTTGCGGCGACGACGTCGAGTCGCGTGAATCCTGCCAGCTCATCAACACGGTCTGCATCGAGGGCGCGAACGAAACCCGCATCGTCGATGGGGTTCCCGTCACGCGCGACTGCTGGGTCACGCAGGAACGCTACGCCTGCGACGACCCGATGGAGCCGGAAGACGCAGCCTGCGATGCGCTGCGCGCCGATGGCTGCGAACAGATGGACGCGAGCTGCACCGCCACCGACGACACGGGTCTGTGCACGCAGTGGCGCTACGACTTCCGCTGCCCGCTCGGCGAGCCGGCGACGACCGCGGTCACCGTCTGCGGCTCCGATCTGTATTGCCCCGGTGGCGCCTGCGTGTCCGACGTACCGGCGGTCGAGTCGGCCGCCGAAGACCTGCCCTATGCCGCGACGATGCTCGCCGCCGCGCAGACCACCGCGGACGACTTCGACGCAGACACGCTGAGCCTGTTCAAGGGCGAAGGCATGAAGTGCAGCAAGGACGACTTCGGCTATGCCGACTGCTGCGCCGACGACGGCTGGGGTCAGGACATCGGGCTTGCCCAGTGCAGCGCCGACGAACAGACGCTGGGTCTGGCGAAGCAGGCCGGCATGACGCACTACGTGGGCAGCTACAGCACCGGCCTGTTCAACACCACGACGAAGAAGAGCTATTGCGTCTACAGCAGCCTGCTGTCCCGGATCATCAACGAGGCCGGACACGAACAGCTCGGCATCGACTGGGGCTCCGCCAAGGAACCGAATTGCCGTGCGCTGACCACGGAGGAAGTCGAGGCGCTGGACTGGTCGATCATCGACTTCTCCGAGTTCTACGCGACGGCGAGCGCCAATGCCGACGCGGCGATGCAGGATATGGAGACCAGCGAAGAAATCGAGCAGCGGCTGGAAAGCGAGTTGCAGCAGATGATCGAATCCGGCTCGCCGAACGGCGACGGAGGTGGCGGATGA
- the trbC gene encoding type-F conjugative transfer system pilin assembly protein TrbC, whose product MLRVLMLSMTLGFGAFASTAWSQSAPAPDSAELDQAAQRAREAVRQALGNQPDADEIQRVTRASPPNAKPSLRLPSSIEDLTGSLSLQSEPRPWNAEREPRLLVMVSFSMPDTALRSLAHEARRIGAPLVLRGLVKDSFPETLAAIRSLAGEASDMSGVSIDPTLFTRFAVQSVPTYVLLLEPLRTCTSSECAVPKHLRLSGESGLRHVLETMGRGAGPEVRAIVDPLTVRLDAAP is encoded by the coding sequence GTGCTGCGCGTTCTGATGCTGTCGATGACTCTGGGCTTCGGCGCCTTCGCGTCGACGGCGTGGAGCCAGTCCGCGCCGGCGCCGGATTCGGCCGAACTGGACCAAGCCGCGCAACGGGCGCGAGAGGCCGTGCGGCAGGCGCTGGGCAACCAGCCGGATGCCGACGAGATTCAGCGCGTCACACGAGCATCACCACCCAATGCGAAGCCCTCGCTGCGCCTGCCGAGTTCCATCGAAGACCTGACGGGATCGTTGTCACTTCAATCCGAACCGCGCCCTTGGAACGCAGAGCGCGAACCCCGACTATTGGTCATGGTGTCGTTCTCGATGCCGGATACCGCTCTGCGTTCGCTCGCGCACGAGGCCCGGCGCATCGGCGCGCCGCTGGTGTTGCGCGGTCTGGTCAAGGACTCGTTCCCGGAGACGCTGGCCGCAATCCGGTCGCTCGCGGGCGAGGCATCGGACATGTCCGGCGTCTCGATCGATCCGACGCTGTTCACGCGCTTCGCCGTGCAGTCCGTGCCGACCTACGTGCTGCTGCTGGAGCCGCTGCGGACCTGCACGAGCAGCGAATGTGCGGTGCCGAAACATCTGCGACTGTCCGGCGAATCCGGGCTCCGGCATGTGCTCGAAACCATGGGGCGTGGCGCCGGCCCCGAGGTGCGCGCGATCGTCGATCCGCTCACCGTCCGACTGGACGCGGCGCCATGA
- a CDS encoding TraU family protein translates to MSVRVRLAVALCLLCGAICTRATVGATGPCGGEFPDLINDICWTCVFPISIGPASVSLGEPESGDTAPLVCSCPEPPPVFARFGIGVGFWEPARVAEVVRTPYCSPTLGGETLSDMPATRGTHGDGGHGQHQAAFYHVHWYTFPVLSWIGAAMTSAMCASEDSFDLVYVTELDPLWDDDELAFLINPEAILFGNAAAQAACIADTAAATVGFGIDELFWCSGSQGSVYPLAGTNAHHVGATDTSLLLTHRMAAKLHRQLVALDTSTTGAMCGPIAQPILRKGQYKTQQLYPIAQTQHGIPFGRPSAIWAAGHEFPYEGEDQTHLVWRKRLCCAF, encoded by the coding sequence ATGAGCGTGCGCGTTCGGCTGGCCGTCGCCCTGTGCCTGCTGTGCGGTGCGATCTGCACGCGCGCGACGGTCGGCGCTACCGGTCCCTGCGGCGGCGAGTTTCCGGATCTGATCAACGACATCTGCTGGACCTGCGTCTTCCCGATCTCGATCGGTCCGGCGTCCGTCAGCCTCGGTGAGCCCGAAAGCGGCGACACGGCACCACTGGTCTGCTCATGCCCGGAACCGCCGCCGGTGTTCGCGCGCTTCGGCATCGGCGTCGGCTTCTGGGAGCCGGCGCGGGTCGCCGAAGTCGTGCGCACACCGTACTGCTCGCCGACGCTCGGCGGTGAAACCCTGTCCGACATGCCCGCGACGCGCGGCACCCACGGCGACGGCGGCCACGGCCAGCATCAAGCCGCGTTCTACCACGTGCACTGGTACACGTTTCCGGTGCTGTCCTGGATCGGCGCCGCGATGACCTCGGCAATGTGCGCGAGCGAGGACAGCTTCGACCTCGTCTACGTCACCGAACTGGACCCGCTGTGGGACGACGATGAGCTGGCCTTTCTGATCAACCCGGAGGCGATCCTGTTCGGCAACGCTGCTGCGCAGGCGGCCTGCATCGCCGATACCGCCGCGGCGACGGTTGGATTCGGCATCGACGAGCTGTTCTGGTGCTCCGGCTCGCAGGGTTCGGTCTACCCGCTGGCAGGCACCAACGCGCATCACGTCGGCGCCACCGATACCAGCCTGCTGCTGACGCACCGCATGGCGGCCAAACTGCACCGCCAGCTCGTTGCGCTGGATACGTCGACGACGGGCGCCATGTGCGGACCGATCGCCCAGCCGATCCTGCGCAAGGGGCAGTACAAGACCCAGCAGCTCTACCCGATCGCGCAGACGCAGCACGGCATTCCGTTCGGGCGACCCAGCGCGATCTGGGCGGCCGGGCACGAGTTCCCCTACGAGGGCGAGGACCAGACGCACCTGGTCTGGAGGAAGCGGCTGTGCTGCGCGTTCTGA